In a single window of the Pelagibacterium sp. 26DY04 genome:
- the dusA gene encoding tRNA dihydrouridine(20/20a) synthase DusA has product MELEQSRKFSVAPMMDWTDRHCRYLHRQLSSRALLFTEMVTSAALVRGDVERLLGYDDSEHPVAVQLGGSDPRELALAVAICDRFGYDEINLNVGCPSDRVQSGKFGACLMAEPDLVAECLKAMRGATDTPVTVKCRIGIDDQDSEADLNRFVDAVIPTGIDALYVHARKAWLKGLSPKENRDIPPLDYDRVYRLKQRLGDFPVMINGGIKTLDECDGHLERVDGVMLGRVAYHEPMILAEVDARYFGETSEPKSLDEIEAAMTAYAERERGKGTRLNQITRHMLGLANGLPGARRFRQILSVEACKQGAGPEVIAAAFAQVRGVSESNVA; this is encoded by the coding sequence ATGGAACTCGAACAGTCCCGCAAATTTTCCGTCGCGCCCATGATGGATTGGACAGATAGGCACTGCCGGTATCTTCATCGGCAACTGTCGTCCCGCGCGCTGTTGTTTACCGAGATGGTCACCAGCGCGGCGCTGGTGCGTGGGGATGTCGAGCGCTTGCTGGGGTATGATGACAGCGAGCACCCCGTCGCCGTGCAGCTCGGGGGTTCGGATCCGCGAGAGTTGGCGCTGGCGGTCGCGATCTGTGACCGGTTCGGCTATGACGAGATCAACCTTAATGTCGGGTGTCCGTCCGATCGGGTGCAGTCGGGCAAGTTCGGCGCCTGTCTCATGGCGGAGCCGGATCTGGTGGCCGAATGCCTCAAGGCGATGCGCGGGGCGACCGATACGCCGGTCACCGTCAAGTGCCGGATCGGAATCGACGATCAGGATTCGGAAGCCGATCTCAACCGCTTCGTCGACGCGGTGATCCCGACGGGCATCGACGCGCTTTACGTGCATGCGCGCAAAGCCTGGCTCAAGGGGCTCTCGCCCAAGGAAAACCGGGATATCCCGCCGCTGGACTACGACCGGGTCTATCGCCTCAAGCAGCGGCTGGGCGACTTTCCGGTGATGATCAATGGCGGCATCAAGACGCTCGATGAGTGTGACGGTCATCTCGAGCGCGTCGATGGCGTGATGCTCGGCCGCGTCGCCTATCACGAGCCGATGATCCTGGCCGAGGTCGATGCCCGTTATTTCGGAGAGACGAGCGAGCCCAAGAGCCTCGACGAAATCGAAGCAGCCATGACCGCCTATGCCGAGCGCGAGCGCGGCAAGGGCACACGGCTCAACCAGATCACGCGGCACATGCTGGGGCTGGCGAATGGGCTGCCCGGCGCGAGGCGATTCCGGCAGATCCTCTCGGTGGAGGCCTGCAAGCAGGGCGCTGGACCGGAGGTGATCGCAGCGGCGTTCGCGCAGGTGCGCGGGGTGTCCGAGAGCAACGTTGCTTAA
- a CDS encoding mandelate racemase/muconate lactonizing enzyme family protein: protein MLNQTYMHETEVVEAKQTIARMTIHNLQNIPIDPPPYRDKPNKEAALLLEIETNDGIKGYSTSGYTHHAAIDFLENWVAPRIIEYRCDPFRTDRIIQLFDRHTWERPLGRMLVAALAMIDIACWDIKGKTLGKPVHHLLGGARDRVPVYVTHGAAYDGAPVYSREELAAEAAHLVKLGNTHLKNTVGRQAIPDPVDDYHRMAAMREAVGPDVKLSMDGNLRMSLPEAIKLCNLCEELDIAFIEEPIHYNDPRNLAHLRTRTTIPVAAAENEKFSALALLQADAVDILQPNVNNDGGYTAGMRIAALARAYNVPLGHGNGNGPHNIALHAGVAHGGLVEYHFHKWMAYNAIFKAVPQPVDGWLEVSQEPGLGLDPKDGLIEEYSVKSRH, encoded by the coding sequence ATGCTCAACCAGACCTACATGCACGAGACCGAAGTCGTCGAAGCCAAACAGACGATCGCGCGCATGACCATTCACAACCTGCAGAACATCCCGATCGATCCGCCGCCCTATCGCGACAAGCCGAACAAGGAAGCCGCGCTGTTGCTCGAAATCGAGACCAATGACGGGATCAAGGGCTATTCGACAAGCGGCTACACCCATCATGCCGCCATCGATTTCCTCGAGAATTGGGTGGCGCCGCGCATCATCGAATACCGCTGCGACCCGTTCCGGACCGACCGGATCATTCAGCTTTTCGACCGCCACACCTGGGAACGTCCGCTCGGCCGCATGCTGGTGGCGGCGCTTGCGATGATCGATATCGCGTGCTGGGACATCAAGGGCAAGACGCTGGGCAAGCCGGTGCACCACCTGCTCGGCGGCGCGCGCGACAGGGTGCCGGTCTATGTCACCCATGGCGCGGCCTATGACGGTGCGCCGGTCTATTCGCGCGAGGAACTCGCCGCCGAGGCGGCACATCTGGTCAAGCTGGGCAACACGCATCTTAAGAACACCGTCGGGCGCCAAGCCATTCCCGATCCGGTGGATGACTATCACCGGATGGCGGCCATGCGCGAGGCGGTGGGACCGGACGTCAAGCTTTCCATGGACGGCAATCTGCGCATGTCGCTGCCCGAGGCGATCAAGCTCTGCAATCTTTGCGAAGAGCTGGACATCGCCTTCATCGAGGAGCCGATCCACTACAACGATCCGCGCAACCTCGCGCATTTGCGCACCCGGACAACCATTCCGGTGGCGGCGGCGGAAAACGAGAAGTTCTCAGCCCTCGCGCTGCTGCAGGCCGATGCGGTGGATATTTTACAGCCCAACGTCAACAATGATGGCGGCTACACTGCCGGCATGCGGATCGCGGCCCTGGCCCGCGCCTACAACGTGCCGCTCGGGCATGGCAACGGCAACGGGCCGCACAATATCGCGCTGCATGCGGGCGTCGCCCATGGCGGCCTAGTCGAGTACCACTTCCACAAGTGGATGGCCTATAACGCTATCTTCAAGGCGGTGCCCCAGCCGGTCGATGGTTGGCTCGAAGTGTCGCAGGAGCCGGGCCTGGGGCTCGATCCCAAGGACGGACTGATCGAGGAATATTCGGTCAAGTCCAGACACTAG
- a CDS encoding GntR family transcriptional regulator, protein MSIEHYNATSLSQNQSVSSWAFEELSRRIIEGRLSPGAKITEEALVKELGASRTPLREAIKQLEELGLIVRERNRTLRVAPLQSAELIELVRLREHLEGLAAYEVTRLVALGEADTQQLWNIIEQLEQAENRLEGARRIDRIFELGTQFHATLVAASGMGRVVRIHAGLQLALARYRLVNATDGRRLVHRSHEHRDIVDAIEAGDPEAAERAMRQHIREGLKAYTTNAAASEQADELRPFKD, encoded by the coding sequence TTGAGCATCGAACATTACAACGCAACCAGCCTCTCGCAGAACCAGTCGGTTTCGTCCTGGGCTTTCGAGGAACTCTCGCGCCGGATCATCGAGGGGCGGCTGTCGCCCGGCGCCAAGATCACCGAGGAGGCGCTGGTCAAGGAACTTGGCGCGAGCCGCACGCCGCTGCGCGAGGCGATCAAGCAGCTCGAGGAGCTTGGACTGATCGTGCGGGAACGCAACCGGACGCTGAGGGTCGCTCCGCTCCAAAGCGCCGAACTCATCGAACTCGTGCGGCTGCGCGAGCATCTCGAGGGGCTGGCGGCCTATGAAGTGACCCGGCTGGTCGCGCTGGGCGAGGCGGATACGCAGCAGCTCTGGAACATCATCGAGCAGCTTGAACAGGCAGAAAACCGCCTTGAAGGTGCGCGGCGGATCGACCGGATCTTCGAATTGGGCACCCAGTTCCACGCCACCCTTGTGGCCGCCAGCGGCATGGGGCGTGTGGTGCGCATTCATGCCGGACTGCAGCTTGCCCTGGCGCGCTACCGCCTAGTCAACGCCACCGACGGGCGGCGGTTGGTGCATCGCTCGCACGAACACCGCGACATCGTCGACGCCATTGAGGCCGGCGATCCGGAGGCGGCCGAACGCGCCATGCGCCAGCACATCCGCGAAGGTCTCAAGGCCTACACGACCAACGCCGCCGCCAGCGAGCAGGCGGACGAACTGCGCCCTTTCAAAGACTGA